In a genomic window of Bradyrhizobium sp. 195:
- a CDS encoding PD-(D/E)XK nuclease family protein — protein sequence MEVSGRRTIIAHGRLAMRELRLAAARERHHGLQIMTFEQVAARLAGGLARPVDDETLRSTVQAILPSIVLGELDSLKLLPGVVGAATDTLRKAWRAGVDLQARAGEHPRIASIASIEDAVLAALPPAMMRPTDLVATALQRLDHVGPLFGPIEIVGITELSPCWRPLLHAIAARVPVRWTAGPRSTPTWLDSGAIDVARSEPHAPEIVTVSASTAYHEAIEALRWARQLIASGTANPAEIAIASVTPADYDDHFLALRADANLDLHFVHGVKITACREGQAAAALADILVRGLSQTRMRRLGSLLTAYPGPFQALPEGWTRVLPADAPLASPQAWVHLLDRLTAADWPDEIDHGPALRKIMSLLSQGISEAEEISEALLHGRTLAIWRKALLAGPAASLDLTLETLKQDDGLNACASVAWMPASALAASPRRFVRLLGLNSSRWPRGISEDRLLSDHIIPTEELDPLPVSAADRRDFATILATSERQVVLSRARRDSDGRLLGRSTLLQSHPDEIYLRRNRVPDHAFSETDRLMARPQEFRTLPQAAAATTCWRNWLREEITPHDGLVRADHPVVRATLARTQSASSLRQLLRNPLGFVWHYGLRWRASESGDDPLVLDTLAMGDLVHMTLDRALSAIEANGGLAVATAQQIASTVDGAVGEVAEFWETERPVPPRVIWRRTLDEARELSQRALAFGDGHLAGTRAFGEVPFGGAQPKTDAAPPWDPAASVEIPGTGFRIAGYIDRLDISGDGRCALVRDYKTGRKPKDSIILDGGKELQRCLYAFAVKAMLGDDVTVSASLLYPRDEVDLRLEDPEGTLVEVVGYLRAAHANLLAGGAVLGADAGGTYDDLAFALPANSGAAYCKRKIAAATERLGAAAQVWEAP from the coding sequence ATGGAAGTATCAGGAAGGCGGACCATTATCGCCCACGGGCGGCTGGCGATGAGAGAGCTTCGCCTCGCCGCCGCACGCGAGCGCCATCACGGCCTCCAGATCATGACCTTCGAACAAGTCGCCGCACGCCTCGCGGGCGGTCTGGCGCGTCCGGTCGATGACGAGACCCTGCGTTCCACCGTTCAGGCGATTCTGCCGAGCATCGTGCTGGGCGAGCTTGATAGCCTGAAATTGCTGCCAGGCGTGGTCGGGGCCGCCACCGACACCCTTCGTAAGGCGTGGCGCGCTGGCGTCGATTTGCAGGCGCGGGCCGGCGAGCACCCGCGCATTGCCTCGATCGCCAGCATCGAGGACGCAGTCCTTGCCGCCCTGCCACCAGCCATGATGCGTCCCACCGATCTAGTGGCTACAGCGTTGCAACGGCTAGATCATGTTGGCCCCCTGTTCGGGCCGATTGAGATAGTCGGCATCACGGAGCTGTCGCCATGCTGGCGGCCTCTACTGCATGCGATTGCTGCGCGGGTGCCGGTTCGCTGGACCGCCGGACCGCGGTCGACGCCCACCTGGCTCGATAGCGGTGCCATCGATGTAGCGCGGAGTGAACCACACGCGCCAGAGATCGTGACCGTCAGCGCCTCGACCGCCTATCACGAAGCCATCGAAGCCCTTCGATGGGCGCGGCAGCTCATCGCGTCCGGCACAGCCAATCCCGCCGAGATCGCCATCGCCTCCGTCACGCCGGCCGACTACGACGATCATTTCCTGGCTTTGCGAGCCGACGCCAATCTCGACCTTCACTTCGTGCATGGCGTCAAAATCACGGCCTGCAGGGAGGGTCAGGCGGCTGCCGCCTTGGCGGATATCCTCGTGCGCGGCCTTTCTCAGACCCGTATGCGGCGCTTGGGGTCTCTGCTGACCGCCTATCCCGGCCCGTTTCAAGCTCTACCGGAGGGCTGGACACGCGTCCTGCCAGCGGATGCTCCGCTGGCGTCGCCCCAAGCGTGGGTCCACCTGCTCGACCGTCTGACGGCTGCCGATTGGCCCGACGAAATCGATCATGGTCCGGCGCTGCGGAAGATCATGTCTCTGCTGTCGCAAGGCATATCCGAGGCTGAAGAGATTAGCGAAGCGCTGTTGCATGGCAGGACGTTGGCCATCTGGCGCAAGGCGCTCCTTGCCGGCCCGGCTGCCTCGCTCGATCTGACCTTGGAGACGTTGAAACAGGATGACGGCCTCAATGCCTGCGCCTCGGTCGCCTGGATGCCGGCGAGCGCCTTGGCGGCATCGCCGCGCCGCTTCGTTCGCCTGCTCGGCCTCAATTCTTCGCGTTGGCCGCGCGGCATTTCCGAGGATCGGCTCCTCTCCGATCACATCATTCCCACCGAGGAGCTCGACCCGCTTCCGGTCAGCGCGGCCGACCGGCGGGACTTCGCGACCATCCTAGCCACCAGCGAGCGACAGGTTGTCCTGTCACGGGCGCGGCGGGACAGCGATGGTCGTCTGCTCGGTCGCAGCACCTTGCTGCAGAGTCATCCCGATGAGATCTATCTGCGACGTAACCGGGTGCCGGATCATGCCTTTAGCGAGACCGACCGACTGATGGCCCGGCCGCAAGAATTCCGCACCCTGCCGCAAGCCGCTGCGGCAACCACCTGCTGGCGCAATTGGTTGCGGGAGGAGATCACACCCCATGACGGGCTCGTTCGTGCTGACCATCCCGTCGTGCGAGCCACCCTGGCACGCACGCAATCCGCAAGCTCTCTTCGCCAGCTCCTGCGCAATCCGCTCGGCTTCGTCTGGCACTATGGCTTGCGCTGGCGAGCGTCCGAAAGCGGCGACGACCCGCTCGTACTCGATACGCTTGCTATGGGCGATCTTGTTCACATGACACTGGATCGAGCGCTAAGCGCGATTGAGGCCAACGGCGGACTGGCAGTCGCGACGGCGCAACAGATCGCCAGCACCGTCGATGGCGCTGTCGGCGAGGTTGCCGAATTCTGGGAAACAGAACGCCCCGTGCCGCCGCGAGTGATCTGGCGGCGCACCCTCGACGAGGCACGTGAACTGAGCCAGCGCGCGCTCGCTTTTGGCGACGGGCACCTCGCTGGCACCCGTGCTTTCGGCGAGGTCCCCTTCGGCGGCGCCCAACCCAAGACCGACGCAGCGCCGCCCTGGGACCCAGCGGCCAGTGTTGAAATTCCCGGCACCGGCTTCCGGATCGCTGGCTACATCGATCGGCTCGATATCTCCGGCGACGGCCGCTGCGCTCTGGTGCGAGACTATAAGACCGGTCGAAAGCCCAAAGACAGCATCATCCTCGACGGCGGCAAAGAGTTGCAGCGCTGCCTCTACGCGTTCGCCGTGAAGGCGATGCTCGGAGACGATGTCACCGTCAGTGCTTCGCTCCTCTATCCCCGCGATGAGGTCGACCTGCGGCTCGAGGATCCCGAAGGCACCCTGGTCGAAGTCGTAGGCTACCTGCGCGCCGCACACGCAAATCTCCTCGCCGGTGGCGCTGTGCTCGGGGCCGACGCGGGCGGGACATATGACGACCTCGCCTTCGCGCTGCCGGCCAATTCCGGCGCTGCTTACTGCAAACGCAAGATCGCCGCCGCTACCGAGCGTCTTGGAGCCGCCGCGCAGGTCTGGGAGGCTCCGTGA
- a CDS encoding WYL domain-containing protein, whose translation MAQAGAGLKWGVERRLEFIEFRLFWEGGVNRADIIDMFDVSVPQASKDLTLYQERAPSNAIYDKSAKRYVASENFTPCFLKPDPDRYLSQLRSVADGIVDRAHAWIGHFPSFGVTPSPARGIRAEVLRSVLSAIRQCEAVEIRYQSLSTSEPRWRWITPHALGFDGFRWHARAFCGADRTFKDFLLSRILETRATKPGEIEASADIDWQDEVTLEIGPHPGLSDAQKKVIALDYGMRDGKVRVKVRKALLYYTLKRLGLDIDPNSRAPQDQQIVLLGPLATRSGAILAG comes from the coding sequence ATGGCGCAGGCCGGCGCGGGACTGAAGTGGGGGGTGGAGCGACGGCTCGAATTCATCGAATTCCGGCTGTTCTGGGAAGGCGGCGTCAATCGCGCCGACATCATCGACATGTTCGATGTGTCGGTGCCGCAGGCCTCGAAGGATCTAACCCTTTATCAGGAGCGCGCGCCCAGTAACGCAATCTATGACAAGAGCGCCAAGCGCTATGTCGCCAGCGAAAACTTCACGCCCTGTTTCCTCAAGCCCGATCCTGACCGGTATCTAAGTCAGCTTCGCTCGGTCGCCGACGGCATCGTTGACCGCGCCCATGCATGGATTGGTCACTTCCCATCGTTTGGAGTGACACCCAGTCCAGCGCGGGGGATTAGGGCAGAGGTGCTTCGGTCGGTGCTGTCTGCCATCCGCCAGTGCGAAGCCGTGGAGATACGCTATCAATCTCTGTCCACCTCCGAGCCGAGATGGCGCTGGATCACGCCGCACGCGCTCGGCTTTGACGGATTTCGTTGGCACGCGCGGGCGTTCTGCGGTGCTGATCGGACATTCAAAGACTTTTTACTGTCTCGCATATTGGAGACTAGAGCGACGAAGCCCGGCGAAATCGAGGCTAGCGCCGACATTGATTGGCAAGATGAGGTCACGCTTGAAATTGGTCCGCATCCGGGCCTTTCCGACGCTCAGAAGAAGGTCATCGCGCTGGATTACGGCATGCGCGACGGAAAGGTGCGGGTGAAGGTACGCAAGGCCCTTCTTTACTACACACTCAAGCGACTGGGATTGGATATCGATCCGAACTCACGCGCTCCACAAGATCAACAAATCGTCCTTCTGGGACCGCTGGCTACTCGCAGCGGGGCCATACTAGCGGGCTGA
- a CDS encoding type IV toxin-antitoxin system AbiEi family antitoxin → MAEQNERKLNKLERTLPQGLLVDAAWMERQGYSTSLRSQYVSAGWLVQPARGTFKRPLGELSWQSVVVSLQRLLGSDLVVGGRTAIEAQGLGHYLSQTGPSTVHLYGTRRAPGWLGKLPLKQKFCVHRTQSLFTTRGSLPETKSGTTRKIPAPFDWPLTVSTPERAFLELLDELPRHESFHQVDALAEGLRSLSPRRLQTLLNDCKSVKVKRLFFWFAERHQHAWLKQIDKSKVNLGTGKRMLVKGGKLDTKYLITIPDDLNAPV, encoded by the coding sequence ATGGCTGAGCAAAACGAGAGAAAGCTAAACAAGCTCGAACGAACCCTTCCGCAGGGACTTCTGGTTGATGCCGCCTGGATGGAACGGCAGGGATATTCCACGAGCTTGCGCAGCCAATATGTATCGGCCGGCTGGCTTGTTCAGCCGGCGCGGGGAACCTTCAAGCGCCCGCTCGGCGAACTCTCCTGGCAGAGCGTCGTCGTCTCACTTCAGCGACTGCTCGGCTCCGATCTCGTCGTCGGCGGACGTACCGCCATCGAAGCGCAAGGCCTCGGCCATTACCTGAGCCAGACGGGTCCTTCGACCGTGCATCTATACGGAACGCGGCGTGCTCCCGGCTGGCTGGGCAAACTCCCGCTCAAACAGAAATTCTGCGTTCACCGCACGCAAAGTCTATTCACAACGCGCGGGAGTCTGCCCGAAACAAAGTCGGGTACGACGCGGAAAATACCGGCACCATTCGACTGGCCTCTCACGGTATCGACGCCCGAACGGGCGTTCCTCGAACTGCTCGACGAATTGCCCCGCCACGAAAGCTTCCATCAGGTCGATGCTCTGGCGGAAGGCTTGAGGAGCCTGAGTCCCCGGCGGCTGCAAACGCTTTTGAACGACTGCAAAAGCGTCAAGGTCAAGCGACTGTTCTTCTGGTTCGCGGAGCGGCATCAACACGCCTGGCTCAAACAGATCGACAAGTCGAAGGTCAATCTCGGCACGGGAAAGCGCATGCTCGTCAAGGGCGGCAAACTCGACACCAAATATCTCATAACCATCCCAGACGACCTCAATGCCCCTGTCTGA
- a CDS encoding WGR domain-containing protein, whose product MSELTVQYLVLERRDPARNMARFYVLTIEPTLFGDMALVREWGRLGGRGRRRLDLFDGQVQAVEALESWLRRKTRRGYVQRQSSCLERTCDPA is encoded by the coding sequence ATGTCCGAACTCACCGTGCAATATCTCGTGCTTGAGCGTCGCGATCCGGCCCGTAACATGGCGCGGTTCTATGTGCTCACGATCGAGCCGACCCTGTTTGGCGATATGGCATTGGTACGTGAATGGGGCCGTCTCGGTGGCCGCGGTCGACGGCGGCTCGATCTGTTCGATGGTCAAGTGCAGGCCGTCGAGGCTCTCGAGTCCTGGCTCAGACGAAAAACCCGGCGCGGTTACGTCCAGCGGCAATCGTCATGTTTGGAGCGAACGTGCGACCCCGCGTGA
- a CDS encoding DUF4142 domain-containing protein has protein sequence MRRTIIAIVCILLATPGLAQSVSEKTGVNSVLGVSPSTVDFVKQVATSDMFEIESNKLAQQKGNATEKTFASQMVTDHTKTSTELKGLVSSGKVKAELPSTLDSSHQSKLDKLKGASGNDFSSEFNSMQVSAHKDAVDLFERYAKGGDNADLKDWAGKTLPALKHHLEMAQDLDKKPPTVGEGKK, from the coding sequence ATGAGACGTACGATAATAGCAATCGTGTGCATTTTGCTGGCGACGCCAGGACTGGCGCAATCCGTCAGCGAGAAGACCGGCGTCAATTCCGTGCTCGGGGTCAGCCCCTCGACGGTGGATTTTGTCAAGCAGGTCGCGACATCGGATATGTTTGAAATCGAGTCCAACAAGCTCGCACAACAGAAGGGCAATGCGACCGAGAAGACGTTTGCTTCCCAGATGGTAACGGACCACACCAAGACGAGCACTGAGCTGAAAGGACTGGTATCCAGCGGCAAGGTGAAAGCCGAATTGCCGAGCACTCTCGATTCATCGCATCAAAGCAAGCTCGACAAGCTCAAGGGCGCCAGCGGTAACGACTTCAGCTCCGAGTTCAATTCGATGCAGGTCAGCGCCCATAAGGATGCCGTCGACCTGTTCGAGCGATATGCCAAGGGCGGCGACAATGCGGATCTGAAGGATTGGGCCGGCAAGACCTTGCCCGCGCTTAAGCATCACCTTGAGATGGCGCAGGATCTCGACAAGAAGCCACCTACGGTCGGCGAGGGGAAGAAATAG
- a CDS encoding FAD-dependent oxidoreductase: MNVRDECTQSLWMDVSVVEAPSLSGSERADAVVVGSGIAGLSVAYELVSRGRSVIVLDRGSIGSGMTARTTAHLATALDDYYKELVSVRGEECARLYYQSVMAAISRAEAIQDLENIDCDFCRVDGLWVPAPETPNSLLDEELECCQRLGIPVEDRMAPTPFHSDGVVRSLRFPGQARFHPTKYLAGLASALQRAGAKLYADSCVESIEHKLDEVVVKVSSGLEVRAADVVVATNSPVNLEVAVHTKQAPYRTYVIAAKLPGGVLADALYWDTLDPYHYVRLQPLSTDEVLVIVGGEDHKSGEADDGEERFAALEHWARERLPDMGTITHRWSGQVLEPIDFVGFIGRSPDEEHVFMVSGDSGQGITNGLVAGILIADLITIGSSAWEDIYSPGRKIHKNLGEYISENITPLKNFAEYLSADEIASVERLQPGEGCLVRSGLQKVAACRDQKGQLHLHSASCTHLGCVVHWNSLEQCWDCPCHGSQFAPDGTALNGPAVSRLAELEKPAHYLTAE; the protein is encoded by the coding sequence ATGAACGTGCGAGATGAATGTACGCAATCGCTCTGGATGGATGTCTCGGTGGTCGAAGCTCCCAGCCTGTCCGGATCCGAGCGGGCGGACGCGGTCGTTGTCGGTTCTGGCATTGCGGGGCTGTCGGTCGCCTATGAGCTTGTTAGCCGCGGGCGTTCCGTGATCGTGCTGGATCGCGGCAGCATCGGCAGCGGCATGACAGCGCGCACGACCGCGCATCTCGCCACGGCGCTGGACGACTATTACAAAGAGCTTGTTAGCGTGCGCGGGGAGGAATGTGCGCGCCTCTATTACCAGAGCGTCATGGCCGCGATCAGCCGAGCCGAAGCCATCCAGGATCTCGAAAACATCGATTGCGATTTCTGCCGGGTCGACGGCCTCTGGGTGCCGGCGCCGGAGACGCCGAACTCCCTTCTGGATGAGGAACTCGAGTGCTGCCAGCGGCTCGGAATTCCCGTCGAGGACCGCATGGCGCCGACGCCGTTCCACTCCGATGGCGTGGTACGATCGCTGCGCTTCCCTGGGCAGGCGCGCTTTCATCCCACGAAATATCTCGCCGGGCTGGCAAGCGCCCTGCAGCGCGCCGGCGCGAAACTTTACGCTGACAGCTGTGTCGAGAGCATCGAGCACAAGTTGGACGAGGTCGTCGTGAAAGTTTCGTCCGGGCTCGAGGTGCGGGCCGCCGACGTAGTGGTCGCGACCAACTCTCCGGTCAATCTTGAAGTCGCTGTTCACACCAAGCAGGCGCCCTATCGCACTTACGTCATCGCGGCGAAGCTGCCGGGCGGCGTGCTGGCCGACGCGCTCTATTGGGACACGCTGGATCCCTATCACTATGTCCGCCTGCAGCCGCTTTCTACCGATGAGGTACTCGTGATCGTCGGCGGCGAAGACCACAAGTCCGGCGAAGCTGATGATGGCGAGGAACGCTTCGCTGCGCTGGAGCACTGGGCGCGCGAACGATTGCCCGACATGGGCACGATAACCCATCGCTGGTCGGGACAAGTCCTGGAGCCGATAGATTTCGTTGGCTTCATCGGCCGCTCGCCGGACGAGGAGCATGTTTTCATGGTTAGCGGCGATTCCGGACAAGGCATCACCAACGGCCTCGTCGCCGGCATCCTGATCGCGGACCTGATCACCATTGGCTCCAGTGCGTGGGAGGACATCTATTCGCCGGGACGTAAGATCCACAAGAACCTCGGTGAATACATCAGCGAGAACATCACGCCGTTGAAAAATTTCGCGGAGTATCTTTCGGCGGACGAAATCGCGTCCGTTGAGCGGCTGCAGCCAGGCGAGGGTTGCTTGGTGCGTAGCGGATTGCAAAAGGTCGCTGCATGCCGGGACCAGAAAGGACAACTGCACTTGCATTCCGCCAGCTGCACGCACCTCGGTTGCGTCGTGCACTGGAACTCACTGGAGCAATGTTGGGATTGCCCCTGTCACGGATCGCAGTTCGCACCCGATGGCACCGCGCTCAATGGACCTGCCGTATCCCGCCTTGCCGAGCTCGAGAAGCCGGCGCACTACCTGACGGCGGAATAG
- a CDS encoding alpha-amylase family glycosyl hydrolase: MTNTVASKVGQAQARILAMLLMTIRGTPFLFAGDEMGSEQVQIPPERIQDPFEKLMKGFDVGRDPERAPLRWDDTEGGGFTSGEPWLPLSRDRTRNIKAQQGDRNSLLNLYHELIALRREEPCLLQGEYLPRRAQNDVFSFGRRMNETEILVGLNIFRRTTALGVGRLRRPIVIDRPRLQAGKGSGTNPPEAERRSHRQNRSLSPPRSRRSGN, translated from the coding sequence ATGACAAACACCGTCGCCAGCAAGGTCGGTCAGGCTCAGGCACGTATTCTTGCGATGCTGTTAATGACCATTAGAGGGACGCCGTTTCTGTTCGCCGGGGATGAGATGGGCTCCGAGCAGGTGCAGATTCCACCGGAGAGGATCCAAGACCCCTTCGAAAAACTCATGAAGGGATTTGACGTCGGTCGCGATCCCGAGCGGGCACCCTTGCGTTGGGATGACACGGAGGGAGGCGGGTTTACCAGTGGCGAACCCTGGCTGCCACTGAGCCGGGATCGCACCCGCAATATCAAAGCGCAACAGGGCGATCGGAATTCGCTCTTGAACCTCTACCATGAACTCATTGCATTGCGTCGGGAGGAGCCTTGCCTGTTGCAGGGAGAGTATCTGCCACGCCGCGCACAGAACGACGTCTTCTCGTTCGGACGCAGGATGAACGAAACGGAAATCCTCGTTGGCCTCAATATTTTCCGGAGAACCACGGCTTTGGGAGTGGGAAGGCTGCGGCGTCCGATTGTTATCGACCGGCCTAGACTGCAAGCAGGAAAAGGTAGCGGGACCAATCCACCTGAAGCCGAACGAAGGAGTCATCGTCAAAATAGGTCGTTGAGTCCGCCGCGGAGCCGACGGTCAGGCAATTGA
- a CDS encoding alpha-amylase family protein, which produces MTFYAITRPDPEANDKTPPPQASMPVFTDDRPKTMGCIEYIREVLDEYDRKLLCGEVQGKIDRIGHFYGNSKPRLHLPLNFALLDSEWSAISLQGTVDAYFNALPHGAWPDFVIGGHDKHRRQQGRSGSGTYSCDAVNDH; this is translated from the coding sequence ATGACCTTCTACGCGATAACCCGCCCTGACCCCGAGGCCAACGACAAGACGCCACCCCCTCAGGCCAGTATGCCCGTGTTTACGGATGACAGGCCGAAAACCATGGGTTGCATCGAATACATCAGGGAAGTTCTAGACGAGTACGACCGAAAACTTCTCTGCGGTGAGGTGCAGGGCAAGATCGATCGGATCGGCCATTTCTACGGAAACAGCAAGCCGCGCCTGCACCTGCCGCTGAACTTCGCGCTGCTCGATTCGGAATGGAGCGCGATCTCGCTTCAAGGAACGGTCGACGCCTACTTCAATGCTCTTCCGCACGGTGCTTGGCCGGACTTCGTGATCGGCGGCCATGACAAACACCGTCGCCAGCAAGGTCGGTCAGGCTCAGGCACGTATTCTTGCGATGCTGTTAATGACCATTAG
- a CDS encoding alpha-amylase family glycosyl hydrolase — protein MLRSIPVSVTWKTSNRIILDLVPNHTSDQHAWFGESRTSRNNPKADWYLWAEAGANGGPPNNWLSRFGGSAWEWCEERRQFYYHSFLPSQPDLNWRNPEVREAIAAVMRFWLERRVDGFRVDASAVLIKDDLLRDNPP, from the coding sequence CTGCTCCGGTCGATTCCCGTTTCGGTAACCTGGAAGACTTCGAACCGAATCATTCTCGACCTCGTTCCCAATCATACCTCCGATCAACACGCCTGGTTTGGGGAAAGCCGCACCTCGCGAAACAACCCGAAGGCCGATTGGTATCTGTGGGCGGAAGCTGGTGCCAACGGTGGTCCGCCGAACAACTGGCTCAGCCGTTTCGGAGGCAGTGCTTGGGAGTGGTGCGAGGAGCGCCGGCAGTTCTACTACCATTCATTTCTGCCGAGCCAGCCCGACCTGAATTGGCGAAACCCCGAGGTCCGGGAAGCCATCGCGGCTGTGATGCGGTTCTGGTTAGAGCGCCGTGTCGATGGCTTCCGGGTTGATGCCAGCGCTGTGTTGATCAAGGATGACCTTCTACGCGATAACCCGCCCTGA
- a CDS encoding alpha-amylase family glycosyl hydrolase → MYEIAVMSFQDSNGDGQGDLAGILQRIDYLTWLGVGAVWLTPIYKSSNHDFGYDIADFCSGRFPFR, encoded by the coding sequence GTGTACGAAATTGCCGTTATGTCTTTTCAGGATAGCAACGGCGATGGGCAAGGGGACCTGGCCGGCATTCTGCAGCGTATCGATTATCTCACTTGGCTTGGCGTCGGCGCCGTATGGCTGACGCCAATCTACAAGAGCTCCAATCATGATTTCGGCTATGACATTGCCGATTTCTGCTCCGGTCGATTCCCGTTTCGGTAA
- a CDS encoding DUF2269 family protein — MLYFVLKYLHVVGAAVLLGTGSGIAFFMLAAHLGGKPSVIAGVARIVVIADFIFTATAVVAQPITGSLLVLYVGYSFWEGWIVWSMVLYVITGVLWLPVVCMQMRLRDLASIAAAKGSPLPPEYHRIFWLWFAFGIPAFIAVSAILWLMIAKPQLALF; from the coding sequence ATGCTGTACTTCGTTCTCAAATACTTACATGTCGTCGGCGCAGCGGTCTTGCTTGGCACAGGATCCGGCATTGCGTTTTTCATGCTTGCAGCTCACCTCGGCGGAAAGCCCTCCGTCATCGCGGGGGTCGCCCGAATTGTTGTGATCGCGGACTTTATCTTCACAGCCACTGCCGTCGTTGCACAGCCCATCACAGGATCGCTGCTTGTGCTGTACGTCGGCTACTCCTTCTGGGAAGGATGGATCGTTTGGTCGATGGTGCTGTATGTCATCACGGGGGTACTGTGGCTGCCCGTCGTTTGCATGCAAATGCGCCTTAGAGATCTTGCCTCAATCGCAGCGGCAAAAGGCTCGCCGTTGCCTCCTGAATATCACCGAATCTTCTGGCTGTGGTTTGCCTTCGGCATTCCAGCGTTCATCGCTGTGTCCGCCATACTCTGGCTGATGATAGCCAAGCCTCAACTTGCGCTTTTTTGA
- a CDS encoding SDR family oxidoreductase, translating to MKVAVIGGTGLLGSAIVADLSSRGHSVVSMSRSAGIGSPGAISVDLNEATSPSYWLPHLNGVEAVVNCAGVLQDSPRESTSMVHHQGIAHLFAACEQLKIRRVIHFSAIGVDRQTPSAFSETKLSGDKALMGRDLDWVILRPSVVIGRAAYGASALMRGLAALPALPVMPNTGQLQIVLLEDVVQAVQHFLEPGAPTRTVVELVGPHRYSFLEVIALIRRWYHWPPAHEIHLPNFASSVMYKFGDMISLLGWRPPVRSTAEREITRGAVGDLEDMQRLGLRPKGLPEFFASEPASVQERWFARMYLLKPVIFVVLSLFWISTAFVSLGPGWGYGMGLMGEGGVEGASAALTVIAGALSDLVIGLAIAYRPTSRYGLYAAIAISFTYAIIGTILVPRLWADPLGPMLKIWPIIVLHFAALAVLDDR from the coding sequence ATGAAGGTTGCCGTCATCGGAGGGACAGGACTGTTGGGATCCGCTATTGTGGCTGACCTATCCTCGCGCGGCCATTCAGTTGTTTCCATGAGTAGAAGCGCCGGCATTGGGAGTCCGGGCGCTATCTCGGTCGACCTTAACGAGGCGACGTCACCCTCTTACTGGCTGCCCCATCTCAATGGCGTAGAGGCGGTCGTGAATTGCGCCGGGGTGCTCCAAGATAGCCCAAGAGAATCGACGTCAATGGTCCATCACCAGGGCATTGCGCATCTTTTTGCCGCCTGTGAGCAACTCAAAATCCGCCGTGTCATCCATTTCTCCGCAATCGGGGTGGACCGGCAAACCCCCAGCGCGTTTTCAGAAACGAAATTATCTGGCGACAAGGCTCTGATGGGGCGTGACCTCGACTGGGTCATCTTGCGGCCGTCCGTCGTGATCGGTCGAGCGGCTTATGGGGCCAGCGCGCTCATGCGAGGCTTGGCGGCCCTCCCCGCTCTGCCGGTGATGCCGAACACGGGGCAGCTCCAGATCGTCTTGCTTGAGGACGTCGTGCAAGCCGTGCAGCATTTTCTAGAGCCCGGTGCGCCCACACGGACAGTCGTCGAACTGGTGGGCCCGCATCGCTATTCTTTCCTTGAAGTCATTGCACTGATCCGCCGTTGGTACCATTGGCCTCCGGCGCACGAAATCCACTTGCCGAACTTTGCTTCGAGCGTGATGTACAAATTCGGTGACATGATCTCACTCTTGGGCTGGCGGCCTCCCGTACGGAGCACTGCCGAGCGGGAGATTACGCGAGGCGCGGTCGGCGATCTTGAAGACATGCAGCGGCTTGGGCTGCGTCCAAAAGGCCTTCCGGAGTTCTTTGCCTCCGAACCAGCTTCAGTGCAGGAACGCTGGTTTGCGCGTATGTATTTGCTCAAGCCAGTGATATTTGTCGTGTTGTCTCTATTCTGGATCTCGACCGCCTTTGTCTCGCTGGGGCCGGGCTGGGGCTACGGTATGGGTCTCATGGGCGAGGGCGGCGTGGAAGGAGCGAGTGCGGCGCTGACGGTGATCGCCGGCGCATTATCCGACCTGGTGATTGGACTTGCGATCGCCTATCGACCAACCAGCCGGTACGGACTCTATGCGGCCATTGCTATCTCCTTCACTTACGCGATCATCGGGACCATACTTGTGCCTCGCCTATGGGCCGATCCTCTAGGGCCGATGCTGAAGATCTGGCCGATTATCGTCCTGCATTTCGCAGCGCTTGCTGTTCTTGATGATCGATGA
- a CDS encoding DUF2934 domain-containing protein — translation MTQPTEKEIEKRAYEIWERSGKPEGREEEFWQLAEQELRNEDKSSPLRTPDSL, via the coding sequence GTGACCCAACCGACTGAAAAGGAAATCGAGAAGCGCGCCTACGAGATATGGGAGCGGAGCGGCAAACCCGAAGGCAGGGAGGAAGAATTCTGGCAGTTGGCGGAGCAGGAGCTGCGAAACGAGGATAAGTCATCTCCCCTCCGCACTCCAGACAGCCTGTAA